The genomic window TAAGTAAGCCTGCTTCTGTCATCAGCGCTCCTGGATCTGTAACCGAACGTAGTTTTACAATATGTCAAACAGCTGTAGATGCTTATATCAAAGATACATTGTTGATTACTGAATTAGGCTCTGCAGGTATGAGAGTAAGAGGAATCAGGATAAATAACGGTCCTGAGATCAACACATACATCAGTGGGAATGCAGGTAACCAAAGCATTAAAATACCACCATCCGAGTTCAGCAATGCTGTTTATTCAGGTACAACTCAGTCCGGTAATTCCAATTTGTTTTTAGATGGCCCTGAAGGTGGAGTGCCTGGTTCAAAACCGGAGTGTTTGGTTATCACCGAGATTTTGGAAGTAAATTCGTGTGAAGATATCAATTCTTCTGTCACCGCTTTTTGGGGATGTGAAGGTACCTATTGCGCTTCCAGCGAAACTATTCATCCGGGAATTGAGATAGATATTAATGCCGGAGCAAAACTCGCTGTTTCAGAAAATTTTTCGAATGAACTATGTCCCGGGTTGAATTATCAACGCGAACTCAAAGTGACAAATATTGGAAAAGGAACTGCGAAAAATATTGATTTTGACATTTATCTGAGTACTACAGGAATACAACCTGCGCTCAATTGTAATGGTAATGCTTTGGATGTTGAGTCCTACCAAATCAGTGTAAACGGAGGTCCGTTTCAATCTATCATACCTACATCAAATTATTCCATAAATGACTGTAGTTCATTTTTAGGATGTTTTGCAGGTGAGCCCGCACACGTGTTATCCACTCTGCGACTACCTGATTTAGCAGCAGGTGACTCAGTAAAAATTAAATATATCAAGAAAATGTGTTGCCCCACTCAAGCGGGATATTATTATGCTTTAGGAGAGGCAGCTCGTGCAAGATTTACTGATAATTGTGGTACACCGCTTTTGATGCTGCCTGTCGAAATGTCACAGATATATGCATTGAGCAGATCAGGAATTCAGAACGAATCCGTTACTGATGTGAATCCGGGACAATTGTTTTCGATCAATCTGATTTATCACGAACTGAGCTTTAGCAATTACAATAATAATTCGGAAGTGATATTCAAATTGAAGATTCCTGATGGTGTGATTTGGAGTGGTAGCCAAGATGATTTTAGTTGGAGTGATCCAAGTGGCCTGAGTTGGACAGTAAGTGATTTTAATTATGATGTAGCCACAAAATTGCTAGAAGTAAGATTAAAGGTGATTGATTTTATAAATCTTGGAATCGCGAAAACGAATACGGAGATTTCTTTAAATAATTTGTCTTTTGACTGCAATTCAACGGGATTATCAACAGTCCAAAGAGCATTTGAATATGAAGTAAGATACAACTCAGATCCGAACTGCGCATGTAGTTTTTTGTTGGCAGATGGTTCAGCAAATATGAAAATGCATTGCAGACCAGATCCAAATTGTGATGGTTTGGAGTTTGTGGGATTTTCTATTCAGAGATCTACTTTTGGATTGACGGATGCAAATGATGATGGTGTTGCTGACAATAATAATTTTGTCAATGCCCAAACTCCGGGTGTGAAATATAAAAGAGTAATTACCGGAGATGAGTTGATTTCAGAATTTGTAGGAGTGGTGCGTGATTATGACGGAAATTCCAATTGGCCATTTCTTTATGCAGAAAGTGAATTCGAAAATGCATCAGAAACGCAGTTAGTTTCCGCTCAGTTGACATTATGGACCGCAGGTGGAAGTACGATAATAGATTGTGATAATATTCAAGGTACTTTAACTAATGACAGATGGACTTTTGATTTGAGTATACCAAGCTTGAAGTCGCATTCTTGTGCTGATCCGGATTTGTCAGCAATATCCAGATATAGGAATGGAGATTCTATCTCGCTCAAGGTGAAATACAAAATGATCAAGAATATTCCAGGAGCGGTTATTGAAAATCATTTGAATAATGAATTTTATATTTCATCAATTCCAGATCCAAATGCAAGTTCGAAATACCTATGTGACAATTATACCGGAAATTTTATCTATCATGGATACAAGATGATTTATTTATCTGAACCTGCAGTATTTGCTGGTTGTGAAGAAAAATCAATTGATCTGACATATTATTTCGATACAGAGAATTCTGCAAATCCTGCTGCTTCAAATTTATTTCCAAGGGAATACAGGTCACTCATGAATTTGAATAATATTTACGCTAATATTCCTAGCGGGTTTAATTTTACAAAAGCTGAGGTGACTTTAAGAAAAGGTAGCGGTTCAGGAAAAAGTACTGACATCGGTCCAAGTAGTATATTGCCATCTTCTCAGAACGGAAATCGTTTGGAATTTGATTTGACTTCATTTTATAAATCAAACCAAGTCAATGGTCCTTGGCAAGATCCTGATGATGGTTTTATCATCATTATGAAAATTTTCTCCTCTCCTGAGTGTGACGCCCCGACGGAATCCTATTTGACCGGAGGAGCAAGATCCCAACCGAAAACGATACTGACAACCATTGATCCGAATGGGAATAATTTAGACACTACAGATAATTTATTGAGCAACTATCCTGCTTTTGACCAATTCAAATTTTTCTTTAGCAGACCAGAATTATTTATCCAATCTTCACAGCAAACATTCAATGGAAATTCTGCTAATGTGAGTTGGCCTGTCAATATTACTAATGTCTCTAATAATGCGAACGCAAAAAATATCTGGATCTCGTTTCAGACCAATCCAACTGGTCCACAAATCAGTAAAGTGCTGTTGAATGGCAATGTAGTTACAGTGCAAGGAGGAGGATATTTTGCTCTAGGAGACCTAACAACTTCCATCCAGGAAATGAATTTAGAAGTTTTTGCAAACCAAACAGGAGGATGTCTGTCGGATAGTATTGTCGCAACTGTTGGATGGGCTTGTAATTCCTACCCTCAAAATTTGAACAATCTTACTTGTTCACCAATTAAATTCCCACTCTTTGTAAAGCCATTACATACCAATATGGATGTATCCGTACTACTTCCTGCGGAGAGCAATCCTGTGGAAATTTATGATTTATGCGAAGACATTGAGTTCGTGGTTCAGGTGGATAATATCGGCCAAGCAGAAGCTTCCAATATCCTACTGGACGCATATGTTCCACAGGGAATGGAGCTAATTCCCGGTTCAAGTTATATCCAATACAAAATAGTGAATACAGTTCCACCAACTCCCAATATTAACTCTGGTTCATGGAAAAAAATTGGTGACCCAAGTTTTGTCGGCAATGTTGCTTTAGGTCAAAATTATAGATGGAA from Saprospiraceae bacterium includes these protein-coding regions:
- a CDS encoding T9SS type A sorting domain-containing protein, with protein sequence MKTYLQIVGLSLICSLLLIGASESSWLRSSKSLSAPSKKNISNTKVLAPVLPVLAPNEDEVDFINPVLPQLVICGNKGTASIEVIKLATGNTINHARLTIDLDNGLEYAGSFTAGNCPGGTVNFRSDLSNTSKIVFDFPNMNFNNCPSIVLKFDIKVDCSVLDILEASPNSQFNWQYTMTYDGGADTRIETPLSAVHKPQLTLSKPASVISAPGSVTERSFTICQTAVDAYIKDTLLITELGSAGMRVRGIRINNGPEINTYISGNAGNQSIKIPPSEFSNAVYSGTTQSGNSNLFLDGPEGGVPGSKPECLVITEILEVNSCEDINSSVTAFWGCEGTYCASSETIHPGIEIDINAGAKLAVSENFSNELCPGLNYQRELKVTNIGKGTAKNIDFDIYLSTTGIQPALNCNGNALDVESYQISVNGGPFQSIIPTSNYSINDCSSFLGCFAGEPAHVLSTLRLPDLAAGDSVKIKYIKKMCCPTQAGYYYALGEAARARFTDNCGTPLLMLPVEMSQIYALSRSGIQNESVTDVNPGQLFSINLIYHELSFSNYNNNSEVIFKLKIPDGVIWSGSQDDFSWSDPSGLSWTVSDFNYDVATKLLEVRLKVIDFINLGIAKTNTEISLNNLSFDCNSTGLSTVQRAFEYEVRYNSDPNCACSFLLADGSANMKMHCRPDPNCDGLEFVGFSIQRSTFGLTDANDDGVADNNNFVNAQTPGVKYKRVITGDELISEFVGVVRDYDGNSNWPFLYAESEFENASETQLVSAQLTLWTAGGSTIIDCDNIQGTLTNDRWTFDLSIPSLKSHSCADPDLSAISRYRNGDSISLKVKYKMIKNIPGAVIENHLNNEFYISSIPDPNASSKYLCDNYTGNFIYHGYKMIYLSEPAVFAGCEEKSIDLTYYFDTENSANPAASNLFPREYRSLMNLNNIYANIPSGFNFTKAEVTLRKGSGSGKSTDIGPSSILPSSQNGNRLEFDLTSFYKSNQVNGPWQDPDDGFIIIMKIFSSPECDAPTESYLTGGARSQPKTILTTIDPNGNNLDTTDNLLSNYPAFDQFKFFFSRPELFIQSSQQTFNGNSANVSWPVNITNVSNNANAKNIWISFQTNPTGPQISKVLLNGNVVTVQGGGYFALGDLTTSIQEMNLEVFANQTGGCLSDSIVATVGWACNSYPQNLNNLTCSPIKFPLFVKPLHTNMDVSVLLPAESNPVEIYDLCEDIEFVVQVDNIGQAEASNILLDAYVPQGMELIPGSSYIQYKIVNTVPPTPNINSGSWKKIGDPSFVGNVALGQNYRWNVTSLWQAATGNNLLGGPGGSFPYQIQNLDSSKFYIRFLAQSSCGFLTGTRIPFVASAQSPCQLAGTDRISSLLKTSAPIHIIDPKTLYGARIKFDTDTVRLDACGTKNPVKIILYNFGPGSTRTTDSIKLKLPVGFKYIAGTSKNIHQFGGAEPVVMNMGSNGTKLCWAIGTVTTPGDSVKFEFQIDVDPTQLPCSGVTQFMNMVITTRDLVCVDNGEVCRTQLTLAEANPPVTYGKASYSIKFHNLTCPDASGKSELSMRINVSGAALDASQNIRVRLVHDQNFNGQLDPSEIANAVFAQAIFQGPFVIGNNDVNQKLIADSVKVKHAFILLDGTCYCSPVWVKLVEPYCKPCIPIGDFVWNDTNGDGIQNVGEKGINGVSVFLYNKAGQVIDADRTRTKPGTSDQDGYYKFCQCAGEYYIQFQISSLTASPYHVGLDNTKDSDVSHANGPNTTNYFTALDDQMYCDYDAGFSSGSQVGDHIWIDRNYNGIQEESETHLQGVTVSALKPDGTQLAKTISDQYGRYQLTAPAGIDLYFKFQLPAGYQFTTAKSGTDDKADSDVNGKMGYGTTALMRLNAGQSYMNIDAGAVGSVLAIDDLTVSGRDLEDHILLEWNCISPANVQSYELEKMNSPASGFQSIYKITEGIQSGKQTFEYKDVKDKGFTRIHYRIKRTDEDGSCRYSEIVGIDIQVGGAYCTINPNPVVDHLSLNIYHPSSELVSLRIISMDGSRTMQLDKKLKLKNGSIQKSYSLSTLTPGIYWLEISGSEGNVWYEKFIKQ